In Pocillopora verrucosa isolate sample1 chromosome 13, ASM3666991v2, whole genome shotgun sequence, one genomic interval encodes:
- the LOC131795169 gene encoding NFX1-type zinc finger-containing protein 1-like yields MSRYNEHYPRDLRSKLNASSHHRKRKSEHVPRMDDAPKRRRAREDKGNVTWPISFKELEQISRESSPALKLISEAERFEALLASEKLSNEESNPEFLKLVISAFYLLCSANNLIAENVDRILRSPTAKNFIAGTVLSSFINEMPHANHWKDENDRFCTVSNLTVIFVTFLQKFGKDLVYKLPLAKLSTSVKELKELNLVQDVDHLDEKIQQLEELRNEAIRCAEFANEQKSPGEPPENFRELSVIPQVEDLISRPFLRENITDRRFKDLDHYLDVQFRLLREDFVKPLRDGIHQLKKSSALEPNHDYKLKRANEIHVYHDVTIQFPVCGRKSRLYKIRFDSSHQKVARVNWDRTKRLKYGTLLCLSADDFNTLVFATVENPDSKELKEGLLEVRFENISSEEVNQFLEEKQIFVMIESPAYFESYRHVLEALKEINSEFPFQKQIVECCGDVEPPEYQIQEENDSKFKFHFDGVLDAKREAYSELPELAEQQDFPSIMEIVSDASAGVEISLENEIPSALQECQCTPNDHCWPDRESLGLNESQMRAFKMALTKRLAVIQGPPGTGKTYVGWKIARVLLQTPSLWEDEKERKPILMVSHTNHALDQFLEGVLSTTKNVIRVGGRKISRKLENYSLKNLRRQIRWKKVVPDEIYRAKLKTENDTKGQKFFSKRSFAILRSLRTSVVSMKVLGHHDYALKAHYSQLDEEAGPKSIDEALLHWLRINRRDKREQEFPLYGDLDGEVYGYGYDADFDNEPFDDKDLNHIAHSNQIAILSPEDTTYPEEIRRNILSEEFMTGDEEMHLDDIYRLETKDRWRLYRLWRKRAEEYHQKLFLTRQNEYDQAVEREQEIIRMEEYEVLREACVIGMTTACAAKYRSILKEIRPRIVIVEEAAEVLEAHIIASLTSGCQHLILIGDHQQLRPTPAVYDLAKRYKLDVSLFERMVNVGIQCETLNVQHRMRPEISALMKHIYDDLENHESVEKYEDIKGMKKNMFFINHNYMEDSCNQSHSHVNEHEAKFLVALCRHLMQQGYRADQITLLTTYTGQMYAIRDCLQEEDAIKEPLKPENDSSFRDVRVTTVDNFQGEENDIILLSLVRSNKDEKVGFIKIVNRACVALSRARKGFYCIGNFGLLSKHSDIWKKIVTALKGSSSIGNVLPVVCQIHNDEISVKTAEDFNTKVPMGGCQRPCAVRLKCGHACPLACHPSDRDHVEFRCQKPCEKKRARCDHTCPKRCWEVCEQNCEIEVEKELPICGHTMLVRCDTNPVMLKCQKWCEKDLSCGHRCQSKCGESCTEKCREIVKKTDWLCGHLVSIACSATPNDCFHPCEATLECGHTCSGTCGECRMGRIHKRCKLHCGRVLICSHSCMSRCKESCPPCSAKCENLCGHSECPEKCGEPCTPCHEECLWKCPHHACTKKCSEMCERPRCNEPCNQVLSCGHDCCGLCKEECICAECTPVREIFFGTEENESARFLKLPDCQHVFEVTCLDRWMDQDDGVIRRKQCPRCNTPVRKSLRYGKVIKQQRQDIERVKRELMGNKTELERKKRRLFVRASEMLKTVDQSVKAYLEKRKNSIWETMKSEMIAAIIENQLMLVQRLDSTGKKMQSVLGTVYPENCSEKKLQRQRMTEELSYLKKRLLSDRVGQLELRDINTEFSRLNLQLELYSLNCDIRSLEVELDEPSRQMMTAIQKELSGGQRIADEELDKLVNNIATIRTTNPRLNKLTPEEKKQIVTAMNLKPGHWYKCPQGHIYVITECGGAMEKSKCPDCGALIGGENHKLAEDNQLATEMDGARYSAWSEQANLANYGNLDQIV; encoded by the exons ATGTCACGTTACAATGAACATTACCCGAGGGATTTACGAAGTAAGCTCAATGCTTCTTCGCACCATCGGAAGCGAAAGTCCGAACATGTCCCGAGGATGGATGACGCCCCGAAACGAAGACGAGCAAGGGAAGACAAGGGTAATGTGACTTGGCCTATCAGCTTCAAAGAGTTGGAACAAATCAGCAGAGAATCATCGCCAGCTTTAAAGCTCATCAGTGAAGCGGAAAGGTTCGAGGCGCTGTTGGCTTCAGAGAAGTTGAGCAACGAAGAATCGAACCCAGAGTTTCTAAAGCTCGTTATTTCTGCTTTTTATCTTCTATGCTCAGCAAACAACCTCATCGCCGAAAACGTCGACAGGATTTTACGTTCTCCCACTGCAAAGAATTTCATTGCAGGAACGGTTTTATCGAGTTTTATCAACGAAATGCCTCATGCTAACCACTGGAAAGACGAAAATGATCGTTTTTGCACAGTGAGTAATCTGACGGtaatttttgtcacatttcTTCAGAAATTTGGTAAAGATCTTGTTTACAAGCTACCACTGGCAAAGCTTAGCACGTCGGTGAAGGAGCTAAAAGAATTGAATCTGGTCCAAGACGTCGATCATCTTGACGAGAAGATCCAGCAATTGGAAGAATTGAGAAATGAAGCAATTCGTTGTGCAGAGTTTGCAAATGAACAGAAGTCACCAGGTGAACCACCAGAAAACTTCAGAGAGTTAAGCGTCATCCCTCAAGTAGAAGATCTAATTTCCAGACCCTTCCTTCGCGAAAACATCACCGACAGAAGGTTTAAAGACTTGGACCACTATCTAGATGTGCAGTTTCGTCTCCTGAGGGAGGACTTTGTGAAACCTCTTCGTGATGGAATACATCAACTGAAAAAGAGCAGTGCCCTGGAACCTAATCATGACTACAAACTTAAACGCGCCAATGAAATTCATGTTTATCATGACGTCACCATCCAGTTTCCCGTATGTGGTAGAAAAAGCCGACTTTACAAAATCAGGTTTGACTCATCTCATCAAAAAGTAGCGCGAGTGAACTGGGATCGAACTAAACGACTGAAGTATGGAACACTGCTTTGTCTTTCAGCAGACGACTTTAATACGCTGGTATTCGCTACCGTGGAAAATCCAGATTCTAAGGAACTTAAGGAAGGACTATTGGAGGTACGTTTCGAGAACATTAGCTCGGAGGAAGTGAACCAGTTTCTTGAGGAAAAGCAGATTTTTGTCATGATAGAGTCTCCAGCCTATTTTGAATCTTACAGACACGTGCTTGAAGCTCTCAAGGAGATAAATTCTGAATTTCCTTTCCAGAAGCAGATTGTGGAGTGCTGCGGGGATGTCGAGCCACCTGAGTATCAAATCCAAGAAGAAAACGACAGCAAGTTCAAGTTTCATTTTGATGGCGTCTTAGATGCAAAAAGGGAGGCATATTCAGAACTTCCTGAGTTGGCTGAACAGCAGGATTTCCCATCTATCATGGAAATTGTGTCGGATGCCTCGGCGGGTGTGGAAATATCTCTGGAGAACGAAATCCCATCAGCTTTACAAGAGTGCCAGTGCACCCCAAACGACCATTGTTGGCCAGACAGGGAAAGTCTCGGGCTCAATGAATCGCAGATGCGTGCATTCAAAATGGCGCTGACCAAAAGGTTAGCCGTAATTCAAGGGCCCCCAGGGACTGGGAAGACATATGTGGGTTGGAAGATTGCACGTGTTCTTTTACAGACCCCCTCTCTCTGGGAGGATGAGAAGGAACGGAAACCAATCTTAATGGTGTCCCATACAAATCACGCCTTGGACCAGTTTTTGGAAGGAGTCCTGTCAACAACGAAAA ATGTCATTCGTGTTGGTGGCCGTAAAATAAgtagaaaacttgaaaattattcCTTGAAGAACCTTCGCAGGCAAATACGTTGGAAAAAAGTGGTTCCAGATGAAATTTACAGAGCCAAATTGAAGACTGAAAATGACACTAAGGGGCAAAAATTCTTCTCCAAAAGATCTTTCGCTATTTTACGAAGTTTGAGAACCAGCGTGGTGTCCATGAAAGTCCTTGGTCATCATGATTATGCGCTGAAAGCACATTACTCCCAACTTGATGAAGAAGCTGGACCGAAATCAATTGACGAAGCTCTTCTCCACTGGCTGCGAATTAATAGGCGAGATAAACGTGAACAAGAATTCCCTCTTTATGGCGACTTGGATGGAGAAGTATATGGTTATGGCTATGATGCAGATTTTGACAACGAGCCTTTTGACGACAAAGACCTCAACCACATAGCTCATAGCAATCAAATAGCAATCCTCTCGCCTGAAGACACGACCTACCCTGAGGAGATAAGACGAAATATTTTAAGTGAAGAGTTCATGACGGGAGACGAGGAGATGCATCTTGATGATATTTACCGGTTGGAAACAAAAGATCGCTGGAGACTTTACAGGCTGTGGAGAAAGAGGGCAGAGGAATATCATCAGAAGCTCTTCCTAACGAGGCAAAACGAGTATGATCAAGCTGTAGAAAGAGAGCAGGAGATCATTAGAATGGAAGAATACGAAGTTCTGCGTGAGGCATGTGTCATTGGCATGACGACCGCGTGTGCCGCAAAATACCGCAGCATTCTCAAGGAGATCCGCCCCAGGATCGTCATAGTCGAAGAAGCCGCCGAAGTACTGGAGGCTCACATCATTGCGTCATTGACCTCAGGCTGTCAGCATTTGATTTTAATCGGTGATCATCAGCAGCTGAGACCCACCCCCGCAGTCTATGATTTAGCCAAGAGGTACAAGTTGGATGTGTCCCTGTTTGAGCGAATGGTGAATGTTGGAATTCAGTGTGAGACGCTAAACGTACAGCATCGTATGAGACCTGAAATCTCTGCCTTGATGAAACACATTTATGACGATCTCGAGAATCACGAGTCGGTGGAGAAATATGAAGATATCAAAGGAATGAAGAAGAACATGTTCTTTATCAACCACAACTACATGGAAGATTCTTGTAATCAGTCGCATAGCCACGTGAATGAGCACGAAGCCAAGTTTTTGGTCGCGCTATGTCGACATTTAATGCAGCAAGGATACAGAGCCGATCAAATTACCCTGCTGACAACCTACACGGGACAGATGTACGCCATTAGAGACTGCCTTCAAGAAGAAGATGCTATCAAGGAACCCCTTAAACCTGAAAACGATTCATCCTTCAGAGATGTGCGTGTGACAACAGTTGACAACTTCCAAGGTGAAGAAAACGACATCATCCTTCTGTCGCTCGTGCGCAGTAACAAAGATGAGAAAGTCGGATTCATCAAGATTGTTAACCGCGCATGCGTTGCTCTTTCGCGTGCAAGAAAAGGTTTCTACTGCATTGGAAATTTTGGACTTCTCTCAAAACACAGTGACATTTGGAAGAAGATTGTTACAGCTTTGAAAGGTAGTAGCAGTATTGGAAATGTCTTGCCCGTCGTTTGTCAAATCCATAACGATGAAATCAGTGTTAAAACAGCAGAAGATTTTAATACAAAAGTTCCCATGGGAGGGTGTCAACGACCATGTGCGGTGCGCCTGAAATGCGGTCATGCGTGCCCGTTGGCATGTCATCCTTCTGACAGAGATCACGTGGAATTTCGCTGTCAAAAACcctgtgaaaagaaaagggCAAGATGTGACCATACGTGCCCAAAGCGTTGCTGGGAGGTCTGTGAGCAAAACTGTGAAATAGAGGTTGAGAAAGAGTTGCCAATCTGTGGTCACACTATGCTGGTAAGATGTGACACTAATCCCGTGATGCTGAAATGCCAAAAATGGTGTGAGAAGGACCTTTCATGTGGTCATAGATGTCAAAGCAAATGTGGAGAAAGCTGCACGGAGAAATGCCGCGAGATTGTCAAGAAAACCGATTGGCTTTGTGGACATCTAGTCTCTATCGCCTGCTCGGCAACTCCTAATGATTGTTTTCATCCTTGCGAAGCCACGTTGGAATGTGGTCACACGTGCTCTGGTACTTGTGGCGAGTGTCGCATGGGTCGTATTCACAAACGATGCAAGCTGCATTGTGGTCGTGTTCTGATTTGTTCCCATTCGTGCATGTCGCGTTGTAAAGAGTCGTGTCCGCCGTGTAGCGCGAAGTGTGAAAACTTGTGCGGGCACAGTGAATGCCCAGAAAAGTGTGGAGAGCCGTGTACACCTTGCCACGAGGAATGTCTTTGGAAGTGTCCTCATCACGCTTGTACCAAGAAGTGCAGTGAGATGTGTGAAAGACCAAGATGTAACGAACCATGCAACCAAGTATTGTCTTGTGGCCACGACTGCTGTGGTTTGTGCAAAGAAGAGTGCATTTGTGCTGAGTGTACTCCAGTGAGAGAGATTTTCTTCGGAACGGAGGAAAACGAATCTGCTCGGTTCCTCAAGCTTCCAGACTGCCAGCATGTCTTTGAAGTAACTTGCCTGGATAG ATGGATGGACCAAGATGATGGTGTGATTAGGCGAAAGCAGTGTCCGCGATGTAATACACCAGTCCGCAAGAGCCTGCGATACGGAAAAGTCATCAAACAGCAGCGACAAGATATCGAGCGAGTGAAAAGAGAATTGATGGGAAACAAGACAGAATTGGAGAGGAAGAAAAGAAGACTGTTCGTTCGTGCTAGTGAGATGTTAAAGACGGTTGACCAAAGTGTCAAAGCATACTtagaaaaacggaaaaacagTATATGGGAAACAATGAAATCTGAGATGATAGCCGCGATCATTGAAAACCAGCTCATGCTGGTTCAGCGTTTGGACTCGACAGGAAAGAAAATGCAAAGCGTTCTAGGAACGGTGTATCCAGAGAACTGCTCTGAAAAGAAGTTACAGC GCCAGCGAATGACCGAAGAGCTGAGCTACCTAAAGAAGCGGCTTCTGTCTGACAGAGTAGGGCAGCTAGAGCTGCGAGACATTAACACCGAATTCTCGAGACTCAATCTTCAACTGGAGCTGTATTCGCTGAACTGTGACATCAGGAGCCTCGAAGTGGAGTTAGACGAACCTTCCCGCCAAATGATGACTGCAATACAAAAGGAACTGTCCGGCGGTCAGCGCATAGCAGACGAAGAACTGGATAAACTAGTGAATAACATTGCAACTATACG GACAACCAATCCCCGCTTAAACAAATTGAcgccagaagaaaaaaaacagattgtGACTGCCATGAACCTTAAACCCGGGCATTGGTACAAATGTCCCCAGGGACATATCTACGTCATTACAGAGTGTGGCGGCGCTATGGAGAAGAGCAAGTGTCCTGATTGCGGAGCTTTGATTGGTGGAGAAAATCACAAACTTGCGGAAGACAACCAATTGGCGACTGAGATGGATGGTGCAAGGTACTCGGCCTGGTCTGAACAGGCAAACTTAGCTAACTATGGAAACTTAGATCAAATAGTATGA